One genomic segment of Natrinema sp. HArc-T2 includes these proteins:
- a CDS encoding branched-chain amino acid ABC transporter permease — protein MVDVSTFFSITIAGIGLGALYSLVAMGFSLIYKVTGVLNFAQGQLALIGAYGVVIFATPAVLGLNLPAVVAVLATIALGLVLGLVLERVIFRHFIGEPVLSVIIVTLALGGIFSGLLRFLVGPNFRSYPATLKPGWSIELPLGASIGASFTLGVILSLAVVISLMLFFRYTVTGSILRAAAADEQAAMVLGVSIERTIIISWALSIAITAIGGILLAMASGGAGFTIEAVGIIIFAAVVFGGLDSIPGAFLGAIVVGLLQEYGAFYVTDIIGPGAGEILPMIFLLVVILIKPHGLFGTERIERI, from the coding sequence ATGGTTGACGTCAGCACCTTCTTCAGTATCACGATCGCCGGAATCGGCCTCGGCGCGTTGTACTCGCTCGTGGCGATGGGCTTTTCGCTCATCTACAAGGTCACTGGCGTGCTCAACTTCGCCCAGGGACAGTTGGCACTCATCGGTGCCTACGGCGTCGTGATCTTCGCGACACCGGCGGTTCTGGGCCTGAACTTACCGGCTGTCGTCGCGGTACTGGCCACGATCGCCCTTGGGCTCGTACTCGGGCTGGTGCTCGAGCGTGTGATCTTCCGTCACTTCATCGGTGAACCCGTGTTGTCGGTCATCATCGTGACGCTCGCACTCGGTGGGATCTTCAGTGGCCTGTTGCGGTTCCTGGTCGGCCCGAACTTCCGGTCGTACCCAGCCACACTCAAGCCGGGGTGGAGTATCGAGCTCCCGCTCGGGGCGTCGATCGGCGCCTCGTTCACCCTCGGCGTCATCCTGTCGCTGGCGGTCGTCATCTCGCTGATGCTGTTCTTCCGGTACACGGTAACCGGCTCGATCCTGCGAGCCGCAGCAGCTGACGAGCAAGCGGCGATGGTGCTCGGTGTCTCTATCGAGCGGACCATCATCATCTCGTGGGCGCTGTCGATCGCCATCACTGCGATCGGTGGCATTCTGCTGGCGATGGCCAGCGGTGGCGCAGGCTTTACCATCGAAGCAGTCGGCATCATCATCTTCGCCGCGGTGGTCTTCGGCGGGCTCGATAGCATCCCCGGTGCGTTCCTGGGTGCGATCGTCGTTGGCCTGCTTCAGGAGTACGGTGCCTTCTACGTGACCGATATTATCGGTCCGGGCGCCGGCGAGATCCTTCCGATGATCTTCCTGCTGGTGGTCATCCTGATCAAGCCACACGGACTGTTCGGAACGGAACGTATCGAGAGGATCTAG
- a CDS encoding phenylacetate--CoA ligase family protein encodes MYDSATLHAVQQQVARATRFDFYETRLAEADVDPTAIDSWEAFRELPFTTGAALEADFGEGPPTGSLYTESAMVTFSPMGEGLKPVFDTRDDLSYQTSVNADVFEQVGIEPGDRVVNTFGYQLFGTGYVIHRALEELGAEVFPLGPGDSEQAADIITEYDVDALIGNPSFALKIGDAGGQVDTFVGAGEPFTSVPGRRAAVKEALGASTATDYFGTRHIMPVAAETDAEDGLHVVDDYAIVEIIDPDTGEVLDEGERGEVVVTHVKKDGLPLIRYRTGDLAELEQRGDSVVMPDGVIGRTDERLKVKGVKVYPESIETVLAAFDGLTGEYRIEVNQNGSTDHLTIVCEGTADESDLASELGDRLLISPDTVELVEELEPGDRIVDNRY; translated from the coding sequence ATGTACGATTCCGCCACGTTGCATGCCGTCCAACAGCAGGTAGCACGCGCAACACGCTTCGACTTCTACGAAACACGGCTGGCGGAGGCCGACGTGGATCCGACAGCGATCGACTCGTGGGAGGCGTTCAGGGAACTGCCGTTCACGACGGGGGCGGCGTTAGAGGCCGACTTCGGGGAGGGACCGCCGACTGGCTCACTATATACGGAATCGGCGATGGTGACGTTCTCGCCGATGGGCGAGGGACTGAAACCCGTGTTCGACACCCGTGACGACTTGAGCTATCAGACATCCGTCAATGCCGACGTGTTCGAACAGGTCGGAATCGAACCCGGCGATCGCGTGGTCAATACGTTCGGCTACCAGCTGTTCGGGACGGGATACGTCATCCACAGGGCGCTCGAGGAACTCGGCGCAGAGGTATTCCCGCTCGGGCCCGGTGACTCCGAGCAGGCCGCAGACATTATCACCGAGTATGATGTCGACGCACTCATCGGCAATCCGAGTTTCGCGCTGAAGATCGGTGATGCAGGCGGTCAGGTCGACACGTTCGTGGGGGCTGGCGAGCCCTTCACGTCCGTCCCTGGCCGGCGAGCAGCAGTCAAAGAGGCGCTCGGTGCCTCGACAGCAACCGATTACTTCGGAACACGCCATATCATGCCCGTCGCTGCCGAAACCGACGCTGAGGACGGACTTCACGTCGTCGACGACTACGCAATCGTCGAGATCATCGATCCCGACACGGGCGAGGTTCTCGACGAGGGCGAACGTGGGGAAGTCGTCGTCACCCACGTCAAAAAAGACGGACTGCCACTGATCCGCTATCGAACGGGTGATCTCGCCGAACTCGAACAGCGCGGTGATTCGGTCGTGATGCCCGACGGCGTCATCGGTCGCACCGACGAACGGCTCAAAGTCAAAGGAGTGAAAGTTTACCCCGAGAGCATCGAGACGGTGCTCGCGGCGTTCGACGGGTTGACAGGCGAGTACCGCATCGAAGTCAACCAGAACGGCTCCACCGATCATTTGACTATCGTCTGTGAGGGAACCGCTGACGAGAGTGATCTAGCGAGCGAGCTCGGTGACAGACTGCTGATCTCACCCGATACAGTCGAACTCGTCGAGGAACTGGAACCGGGCGATCGTATCGTCGACAACCGATACTGA
- a CDS encoding AMP-binding protein, with translation MTAKETKLDTDTDVDADSDVDADGLSIDRIITAPDGDDVEIVDDKALPEILLEHVEKHGTDIALRWKQYGVWQEFTWEEYYDRVKWFALGLDDIGFGEEDVLFTIGYNRPHQLWSWMAAQSLGGIAAPNYEEMLPEDIGKQLELIEPTVAYAEDQEMVDKLLKVTDMAESLETIVYRDERGMFRYGDEEDIEIVSYDEIESRGRERLDTGDVTDSYLADRISNIDPQRPAMLSPTSGTTGMPKRVKLSHFNFLNLAKAAIEIDPLPKESDYFSYLPMAWVGEQMILIAAAFVGGWTANFPEEAETESEDLREIGPEIIFSSPHSYEGWVADIKAKIENTSRLKRWVYDKAMDIGDRYAEYISGDKSSEEPPLSLKALHWLSYWAAYRPILDKIGLKRAKNVYTGGGPLGEDHFQYYHALGVPLKQIWGQSEVCGFVTMHRDGDIDVDTVGEVFPNVEVGITTNGELIVRGPVVTSGYYNQPEKTESALEDGWLHTDDFGALTEDGHVKVFDRMDDVLELADGTPIAPISVETKLKFNPYIKEVLVVGDGRESLSAIINIRYDNVAEWADQRDIQYTGYRDLTQKPEVLELIRGVVDETNERLDNVDITSFVNLFKEFDADDGELTRTGKIRREVVTERYEQLLDGIFAEQELVEMDLTITYQNGKESREHGEMRVIDVDEPLTDTVDGGQFNG, from the coding sequence ATGACGGCCAAGGAAACGAAACTCGACACGGACACGGATGTGGATGCGGATTCAGATGTGGACGCGGACGGACTTTCGATCGACCGGATCATCACCGCACCAGACGGCGACGACGTCGAGATCGTCGACGACAAGGCACTGCCGGAGATCCTGCTCGAGCACGTCGAGAAACACGGCACAGACATCGCCCTGCGCTGGAAGCAGTACGGCGTCTGGCAGGAGTTCACCTGGGAAGAGTACTACGACCGCGTAAAGTGGTTCGCACTCGGACTGGACGACATTGGATTCGGCGAGGAAGACGTTCTCTTCACCATCGGGTACAACCGTCCACACCAGCTGTGGTCGTGGATGGCTGCACAGTCGCTGGGCGGCATCGCTGCGCCGAACTACGAGGAGATGCTTCCTGAAGACATCGGCAAACAGCTTGAGCTCATCGAGCCGACGGTCGCCTATGCCGAAGACCAGGAGATGGTCGACAAGCTGCTCAAGGTGACGGACATGGCCGAGTCGCTCGAGACGATCGTCTACCGCGACGAGCGGGGGATGTTCCGCTACGGTGACGAAGAAGACATCGAGATCGTCTCCTACGACGAGATCGAATCCCGTGGTCGGGAACGGCTGGACACCGGAGACGTGACCGACAGCTACCTGGCAGATCGCATCTCGAACATCGACCCGCAGCGCCCGGCGATGCTGTCGCCGACCAGTGGGACGACTGGGATGCCGAAGCGCGTCAAACTCAGCCACTTCAACTTCCTCAACCTCGCGAAGGCGGCGATCGAAATCGATCCGCTCCCGAAAGAGAGCGATTACTTCTCGTACCTTCCGATGGCGTGGGTCGGCGAGCAGATGATCCTGATCGCCGCGGCGTTCGTCGGCGGCTGGACCGCCAACTTCCCCGAGGAAGCCGAAACGGAGTCAGAAGACCTTCGAGAGATCGGCCCGGAGATCATCTTCTCGTCGCCACACTCCTACGAAGGGTGGGTCGCCGACATCAAGGCCAAAATCGAGAACACCAGCCGACTGAAACGCTGGGTGTACGACAAGGCGATGGATATTGGCGACCGGTACGCCGAGTACATCAGCGGTGACAAAAGCAGCGAGGAACCGCCGCTGTCACTGAAGGCGCTCCACTGGCTGTCCTACTGGGCGGCCTACAGACCGATCCTCGACAAGATCGGCCTCAAGCGTGCGAAGAACGTCTACACCGGCGGTGGCCCACTCGGCGAGGACCACTTCCAGTACTACCACGCGCTGGGCGTCCCGCTGAAACAGATCTGGGGTCAGTCCGAGGTATGTGGCTTCGTGACGATGCACCGTGACGGCGATATCGACGTCGACACAGTGGGTGAAGTGTTCCCGAACGTCGAAGTCGGTATCACGACAAACGGGGAACTCATCGTTCGTGGACCCGTCGTGACGAGCGGCTACTACAACCAGCCCGAAAAGACCGAGAGTGCTCTCGAGGACGGCTGGCTCCACACCGACGACTTCGGTGCGCTCACCGAAGACGGCCACGTCAAGGTGTTCGATCGGATGGACGACGTGCTGGAACTCGCGGACGGCACGCCGATCGCACCTATCAGCGTCGAGACGAAGCTGAAATTCAACCCCTATATCAAGGAAGTACTGGTCGTCGGCGATGGGCGAGAGTCGCTGTCGGCGATTATCAACATCCGCTACGACAACGTTGCGGAGTGGGCAGACCAGCGTGACATCCAGTACACTGGCTACCGCGACTTGACGCAGAAACCCGAAGTACTGGAACTCATTCGCGGCGTCGTCGACGAGACGAACGAGCGACTCGACAACGTCGATATCACGAGCTTCGTCAATCTCTTCAAGGAGTTCGACGCCGACGACGGCGAACTCACTCGGACCGGGAAGATCCGTCGCGAAGTGGTCACCGAACGCTACGAACAGCTCCTCGATGGAATCTTCGCGGAACAGGAACTCGTTGAAATGGATCTGACAATCACCTACCAGAACGGGAAAGAATCGCGCGAACACGGTGAGATGCGCGTCATCGACGTCGACGAACCGCTTACTGATACGGTCGACGGAGGGCAGTTCAATGGTTGA
- a CDS encoding ABC transporter ATP-binding protein: MLEVTSLTKRYDTFDFGPVDLTVDDEVLSILGPSGSGKTTLLSLIAGIVDPDEGAISLNSDRLNGCPLQERRTGLVFQDGALFPHMTARENIGYAATDRDRIAKFASLLEITDVLDRRPPTLSGGEQQRVALARTLAADPDLLLLDEPLASLDAPIRRRLRRELHTLFSSLEIPVIYVTHDQRTATALGDRTAIFRDGTIEQVGSPMAVINRPTTRFVARFTGNENLFDATVVEQREDMTFLRVGNVRLQATTAATPGTGVTLCIHPSRVQVHTPNRDDDLHCENTVSGTIDRWLNEGDEYRVEVALDDAPITLTTTIRPPGFGQVPLEVGSSIQATIPPDAIHLIR, from the coding sequence ATGCTCGAAGTGACCTCCCTCACCAAGAGGTACGACACCTTCGACTTTGGCCCAGTCGATCTCACTGTCGACGACGAAGTCCTCTCGATTCTCGGCCCGTCAGGCAGTGGCAAGACGACACTGCTGTCGCTAATCGCGGGCATCGTCGACCCAGATGAGGGGGCCATCTCGCTGAACAGCGACCGTCTCAATGGGTGTCCCCTTCAAGAGCGCCGGACTGGCCTCGTGTTTCAAGACGGAGCTCTGTTCCCGCACATGACTGCCCGAGAGAACATCGGCTATGCCGCAACTGACAGGGACCGAATCGCAAAGTTCGCATCGCTGCTCGAGATCACGGACGTACTAGACCGCCGACCGCCGACGCTGTCGGGTGGCGAACAGCAACGCGTCGCGCTTGCACGCACGTTGGCAGCAGATCCTGACCTCCTGCTACTTGACGAGCCGTTAGCAAGTCTCGATGCGCCGATTCGGCGTCGACTTCGCAGGGAACTCCATACGCTCTTCAGTTCGCTCGAGATTCCAGTTATCTACGTCACGCATGATCAGCGAACGGCGACGGCGCTTGGTGACCGAACAGCTATCTTTCGCGACGGTACAATCGAGCAGGTTGGATCTCCAATGGCCGTTATCAACCGTCCCACAACGCGGTTCGTCGCGAGATTCACCGGCAACGAGAATCTGTTCGACGCAACCGTCGTTGAACAGCGCGAAGACATGACTTTCCTTCGAGTTGGCAACGTTCGTCTTCAGGCGACAACAGCAGCCACTCCTGGGACAGGTGTTACGCTCTGCATCCACCCATCGCGTGTACAGGTGCACACACCGAACAGGGATGATGACCTCCATTGTGAGAACACAGTTTCGGGAACGATCGACCGGTGGTTAAACGAGGGTGACGAGTACCGAGTGGAAGTCGCTCTTGACGACGCACCGATCACGCTTACGACGACGATTCGTCCACCGGGTTTCGGCCAAGTCCCGCTTGAAGTCGGTTCCAGCATTCAGGCGACAATTCCACCTGATGCGATCCATCTGATTAGGTGA
- a CDS encoding extracellular solute-binding protein, producing MAGDGLRTRRRSVLSATAVALSGVAGCSGTLQGNDGQSLTVSMLAAGSLNNALENGVRSSVDATVQIEVHGSAEVARLIAAGQKDPDIVSVADIALFDSPLQPDWFAEFATNSIVIAYNPNTEGGQQLADAGAEDWYQPLLSGDVTIGRTDPELDPLGYRALFMLELATAHYGTDTNLRDAIPRTEQIYPETQLISQFETGSVDAAIAYRNMAVERGYDYIDLPAEIDLSDPSYTDTYESATYELPSGKVVSGGLISYGSTIRHQSPAAIDVFTEHITGAYLNEFGFVVPDDYPRFTGNAPSEVTN from the coding sequence ATGGCTGGTGACGGACTGCGGACTCGCCGACGTTCAGTACTCTCGGCTACCGCCGTCGCACTCTCGGGTGTTGCTGGCTGTTCCGGTACACTCCAAGGGAACGACGGACAGTCGCTGACCGTCTCGATGCTCGCTGCGGGAAGCTTGAATAATGCACTCGAAAACGGAGTGCGATCGAGCGTAGATGCAACGGTTCAGATAGAAGTACACGGCTCCGCCGAGGTCGCTCGGCTCATCGCAGCGGGACAGAAAGATCCCGATATCGTCTCAGTTGCGGATATCGCCCTCTTTGACTCACCACTTCAGCCGGACTGGTTTGCCGAATTTGCGACCAATTCGATCGTCATCGCGTACAACCCCAATACGGAAGGTGGCCAACAACTCGCCGACGCAGGAGCCGAGGATTGGTATCAACCGCTCTTGAGCGGAGACGTTACGATCGGGAGGACCGACCCGGAGCTCGATCCACTCGGATATCGAGCGCTGTTCATGCTCGAGCTCGCGACTGCACACTACGGGACGGACACGAATCTCCGAGACGCGATTCCACGGACAGAACAGATATATCCTGAAACACAGCTCATTAGTCAGTTCGAAACTGGGTCGGTCGACGCTGCCATCGCGTATCGAAACATGGCTGTCGAGCGCGGATACGACTACATCGACCTCCCAGCGGAAATCGACCTCAGTGATCCAAGCTATACAGACACTTACGAATCGGCGACCTACGAACTCCCGAGCGGGAAGGTCGTCAGCGGCGGACTCATCAGCTATGGTTCAACGATTCGCCACCAATCGCCCGCCGCTATCGATGTGTTCACGGAACATATAACAGGAGCGTATCTGAACGAGTTCGGGTTCGTCGTTCCGGACGATTATCCACGGTTCACAGGCAATGCTCCCAGCGAAGTCACGAACTAA
- a CDS encoding Tfx family DNA-binding protein has translation MVATTETILTDRQVEVLRLRENGQTQQEVADTLGTTASNVSAVERAAEQNIEKARRTLELARTLRAPVQFTVPAGTSFDDLVTQVYARGDEAGIKIAYCRPELYTHLYGILEAVTDANQLNETITLGLTEDGEVKVYTDEVGSVEGHRL, from the coding sequence ATGGTGGCGACCACGGAGACAATATTGACGGACCGACAGGTCGAGGTACTCAGGCTCCGTGAGAACGGTCAGACACAGCAGGAAGTGGCCGACACGTTGGGAACGACCGCCTCGAACGTGAGTGCTGTCGAACGGGCTGCAGAACAGAACATCGAGAAAGCACGCCGAACGCTCGAACTTGCCCGAACACTACGCGCGCCGGTGCAATTTACTGTTCCAGCCGGAACGTCGTTCGATGACCTCGTCACTCAGGTGTACGCCCGCGGCGACGAAGCTGGTATCAAGATCGCATACTGTCGACCAGAGCTCTACACGCATCTCTACGGGATTCTCGAAGCGGTCACCGACGCCAATCAACTCAACGAAACGATCACGCTCGGTCTGACGGAAGATGGAGAGGTGAAGGTGTATACAGATGAAGTAGGTTCCGTTGAAGGACACAGATTATAG
- a CDS encoding ABC transporter permease, translating into MLPAKSRTNATVGRFDWLTVAFLLGAVLLCYYLVPLLALALSQPPGVVIQRLTRPAVVSAATTSLTASVTSATIASLFGLPLAYWLARVDGRVKTIVTAVVVLPLVLPPIVSGMVLLTVVGPNTFIGGLAAANGLQLTRSVAGIVLAQTFVASPFVVVTAKAAFESVDRSLEYASQSLGKSRLTTFRRVTLPLAWPGILAGITLAFARAIGEFGATIMLAYYPRTMPVQIWVSFTTLGLENAFPVAVILVGIAVATLVVLNVLGTNPLE; encoded by the coding sequence ATGCTCCCAGCGAAGTCACGAACTAATGCCACCGTCGGACGGTTCGACTGGCTGACAGTCGCGTTCCTCCTTGGAGCGGTGCTGCTCTGTTACTATCTCGTTCCGCTCCTCGCACTCGCTCTCAGTCAGCCACCAGGGGTCGTCATCCAGCGACTGACCAGACCTGCTGTCGTCTCAGCTGCGACCACATCACTTACCGCATCGGTCACGAGTGCGACTATCGCGTCGCTGTTTGGACTCCCACTCGCTTACTGGCTTGCCCGCGTTGACGGACGAGTGAAAACGATCGTGACCGCTGTCGTCGTACTGCCGCTCGTACTCCCGCCGATCGTCAGCGGCATGGTGTTGCTCACGGTCGTCGGCCCGAACACGTTCATCGGGGGACTGGCAGCAGCAAACGGACTCCAACTGACCCGATCAGTCGCCGGAATCGTGCTGGCACAGACGTTCGTCGCTTCGCCGTTCGTCGTCGTCACGGCGAAAGCAGCGTTCGAGAGCGTCGACCGCAGTCTCGAGTATGCCTCCCAGTCGCTCGGAAAGAGTCGGCTGACGACGTTTCGCCGGGTTACGCTGCCGCTCGCCTGGCCGGGAATTCTCGCCGGCATTACGCTCGCGTTTGCTCGTGCGATCGGTGAGTTCGGAGCGACGATCATGCTCGCATACTACCCACGGACGATGCCCGTGCAGATCTGGGTCTCGTTTACAACGCTCGGATTGGAGAACGCCTTCCCCGTGGCCGTCATTCTGGTCGGAATCGCCGTCGCAACGCTTGTCGTGCTAAACGTGCTCGGGACGAACCCATTGGAGTAA
- a CDS encoding PaaI family thioesterase: MTNTADERTDIVRELYDVIPFHRKHGIEIVVVTPRRAETKLPFDESLVGNPDLEVLHGGAIGSLVDLTGAAVFAGRCEEYTPTIDLRVNYLQPAGKQPLYATATVSREGSRSVWPISRSNPVTTCVQPGLASTK; the protein is encoded by the coding sequence ATGACAAACACTGCTGATGAGCGAACAGATATCGTAAGGGAACTGTACGATGTGATTCCGTTCCACCGGAAACACGGCATCGAAATAGTGGTCGTCACCCCGCGCCGGGCTGAGACGAAACTCCCATTCGACGAGTCGCTCGTGGGAAATCCAGACCTGGAAGTGCTGCACGGCGGCGCGATCGGTTCGCTCGTCGATCTGACGGGTGCTGCAGTGTTTGCCGGTCGCTGTGAGGAGTATACACCGACGATCGATCTACGTGTGAACTATCTGCAACCCGCCGGGAAACAACCACTGTACGCCACGGCGACTGTCTCACGAGAGGGAAGCAGATCGGTGTGGCCGATATCGAGGTCGAATCCGGTGACGACGTGTGTGCAACCGGGACTGGCGTCTACAAAATGA
- a CDS encoding ABC transporter ATP-binding protein has protein sequence MSSETTTTTEPNMDLRGGPKVPPEQAVLGCKDVTKTFGAVTAVDDVSIGIDEGEWISIVGPNGAGKTTLLNILNGFYDPDPGGEVYLNGEDVTALKSYKRARRGLGRTFQGLELFESEDVLENIMTVRAVTQHPNLLQALTFYGSGRKIEAQNMRRVEEILDYLELWEYRHSKISGLPLGIRRRVDLARSLALEPDVLLLDEAMSGLTFDEKYDMIRFITDLYEEEGLTVVMIEHDLEVVTDVSDRMIVLQKGGLLARGPPAAVVEDPEVRHVYTGVD, from the coding sequence ATGAGTAGCGAAACCACAACGACAACCGAACCGAACATGGACCTCCGGGGTGGACCGAAGGTACCACCCGAACAGGCTGTCCTGGGCTGCAAAGACGTGACCAAAACGTTCGGTGCCGTGACTGCCGTCGACGACGTTTCGATCGGGATCGATGAGGGAGAGTGGATCTCTATCGTCGGCCCGAACGGTGCGGGAAAGACGACGCTGCTGAACATCCTCAATGGGTTCTACGACCCGGATCCGGGTGGTGAGGTCTACCTCAATGGAGAGGATGTCACCGCACTGAAATCCTACAAGCGTGCCCGCCGTGGTCTCGGTCGTACGTTCCAGGGATTGGAACTGTTCGAGAGCGAGGATGTCCTCGAGAACATCATGACGGTCAGAGCCGTCACGCAGCATCCGAATCTGTTGCAGGCGCTCACGTTCTACGGCTCCGGTCGAAAGATCGAAGCTCAGAACATGCGGCGGGTCGAGGAGATCCTCGATTACCTCGAACTCTGGGAATACCGTCACAGCAAGATATCCGGACTTCCGTTGGGGATCCGCCGTCGCGTCGACCTCGCACGGTCGCTCGCACTCGAGCCGGACGTGCTCCTCTTAGACGAAGCGATGAGTGGACTGACCTTCGACGAGAAGTACGACATGATCCGCTTTATCACCGATCTGTATGAGGAGGAAGGGCTCACCGTCGTGATGATCGAACACGACCTGGAAGTCGTGACCGACGTCTCCGACCGGATGATTGTACTCCAGAAAGGTGGGCTCCTCGCGCGTGGCCCGCCCGCTGCAGTCGTGGAAGATCCCGAGGTCCGTCACGTCTACACGGGGGTTGACTGA
- a CDS encoding branched-chain amino acid ABC transporter permease: MPCGEYFTSYESRMGLFRWRTQRIALVLGLPIPFILPFALHGGLMSTITQIYIFTIAVLGLNVILGYAGEIVLAQGAFMAIGAYTTSQILADGLFGVQIGLLPAMAVGGLLAGFVAVLFGIPSFRVKGFYIAISTLALQFISEWFFNNSQLEWLHGGTQQTMPFEVGLIGQWLTITGTDMELYFMSLVLMLLFAMLSLNLSRSGTGKVFRAIHDNDLSAGVLGINVFRNKLLAFALGGFMVGVAGGLFGYYIGFISPGYFTLDLTLQHYVMLLFGGLGRVWGAMLGVGVVTVLQEFLRGFLQSVASNATSLEPVFFGVIIIVVLAVEPKGVLAALGQIKDYLRKWPFAY; encoded by the coding sequence ATGCCCTGCGGTGAGTACTTCACTAGCTACGAGAGCCGGATGGGACTGTTCCGCTGGCGGACCCAGCGGATCGCTCTAGTGCTGGGTCTTCCGATCCCGTTCATCCTCCCGTTCGCGTTACACGGCGGGCTGATGTCGACGATCACGCAGATATACATCTTCACCATCGCGGTCCTCGGTCTGAACGTCATCCTGGGCTACGCAGGCGAGATCGTTCTCGCCCAGGGGGCGTTCATGGCCATCGGTGCCTACACGACGAGTCAGATTCTGGCCGATGGCCTGTTCGGCGTCCAGATCGGGTTACTGCCGGCGATGGCCGTCGGCGGTCTGCTCGCCGGCTTCGTGGCCGTACTGTTCGGCATCCCGTCGTTCCGTGTGAAGGGGTTCTACATCGCGATCTCCACGCTCGCACTGCAGTTTATCTCCGAGTGGTTCTTCAACAACAGCCAACTGGAGTGGCTCCACGGCGGCACCCAGCAGACAATGCCGTTCGAAGTTGGACTCATCGGGCAGTGGCTCACCATCACGGGCACCGACATGGAACTGTACTTCATGTCGTTAGTACTCATGTTACTGTTCGCGATGCTCTCGCTCAACCTCAGTCGGAGTGGGACCGGGAAGGTATTCCGGGCGATCCACGACAACGATCTGTCTGCCGGTGTTCTCGGAATTAACGTCTTCCGGAACAAGCTGCTGGCGTTCGCGCTCGGCGGTTTCATGGTCGGCGTGGCCGGTGGCCTGTTCGGCTACTACATCGGCTTCATCAGCCCAGGCTACTTCACGCTTGACCTGACGCTCCAACACTACGTGATGTTGCTGTTTGGCGGCCTCGGTCGCGTCTGGGGCGCGATGCTCGGTGTTGGTGTTGTGACGGTACTACAGGAGTTCCTCCGAGGGTTCCTGCAGTCGGTCGCATCCAACGCGACGTCGCTCGAGCCAGTGTTCTTCGGCGTCATCATCATCGTGGTGCTGGCCGTCGAGCCGAAGGGTGTCCTCGCAGCACTTGGGCAGATCAAAGACTACCTGCGGAAATGGCCCTTCGCCTACTGA